In Aegilops tauschii subsp. strangulata cultivar AL8/78 chromosome 3, Aet v6.0, whole genome shotgun sequence, one genomic interval encodes:
- the LOC109774119 gene encoding uncharacterized protein — protein MALASGPAATFSARPAAPGAGRPYSCAAAATGGARFRGADGKWWAPLLGWSGQPDYIDAQPAPAPVSEEERAAAGGAAGARRFGVLTEEKARQLRVRMMETESFHDAMYHSAIASRLASAARDGDAKP, from the coding sequence ATGGCGTTAGCATCGGGACCCGCGGCCACGTTCTCCGCCCGCCCCGCGGCGCCGGGCGCCGGCCGGCCCTACTCGTGCGCAGCCGCGGCCACCGGAGGTGCCAGGTTCCGCGGCGCCGACGGGAAGTGGTGGGCGCCGCTGCTGGGGTGGTCGGGCCAGCCAGACTACATCGACGCCCAGCCGGCGCCTGCACCGGTGTCGGAGGAGGAGCGGGCTgctgcaggcggtgcagcggGGGCGAGGCGGTTCGGGGTGCTGACGGAGGAGAAGGCGCGGCAGCTGCGGGTGCGGATGATGGAGACGGAGAGCTTCCACGACGCCATGTACCACTCCGCCATCGCCTCCCGCCTCGCCTCCGCCGCGCGCGACGGCGACGCCAAGCCGTAG